A part of Nesterenkonia lutea genomic DNA contains:
- the alr gene encoding alanine racemase, with protein sequence MEQTLGPERAAVIDPAAIRHNVRTIASYVHPAKVMAAVKAEGYGHGAVTAAHAALEGGADWLGTAHVSEALALRAAGIQAPILAWLHTRATSFADAIAEHIDLGVSGWEIHPVAEAAESLQRPARVHLKIDTGLGRNGCTIEDWPELLRTAAEYQERGLISIEGIFTHLAVADEPDRRETDEQLDLYRRALEVAQEHRIVPDLRHVANTPAALSRPDAHFDMVRVGVGVYGQSPFADRTTEDLGLRPAMELRTTVANVKRVPAGQGVSYGLTHRLDQPTALALVPMGYADGIPRVAVHAPVWIRGRRYQSVGRVAMDQFVVDLAELDTEVSVGDEVVIFGGDSGIEAAEWGAAAGTNNYEIITRIGERVPRLVVDSELTPLPGTGSAGDAQLPGQGPR encoded by the coding sequence ATGGAACAGACTCTCGGGCCTGAGCGCGCCGCGGTGATCGACCCGGCCGCGATCAGGCACAATGTGCGGACCATCGCCTCCTACGTGCACCCGGCCAAGGTGATGGCCGCGGTCAAGGCCGAGGGGTATGGGCACGGCGCTGTCACCGCCGCACACGCCGCCCTGGAGGGCGGGGCCGACTGGCTGGGAACCGCACACGTCAGCGAGGCGCTGGCACTGCGCGCCGCCGGAATCCAGGCGCCCATCCTGGCGTGGCTGCACACCCGCGCAACCAGCTTCGCCGATGCCATCGCTGAACACATCGACCTCGGCGTGTCCGGGTGGGAGATCCACCCGGTCGCCGAGGCCGCAGAGTCGCTGCAGCGGCCCGCCCGGGTGCACCTGAAGATCGATACCGGGCTCGGCCGCAACGGGTGCACGATCGAGGACTGGCCCGAGCTTCTCCGCACCGCCGCGGAGTACCAGGAGCGCGGTCTGATCAGCATCGAAGGCATCTTCACCCACCTGGCCGTGGCGGACGAGCCGGATCGCCGAGAGACCGATGAGCAGCTCGATCTCTACCGCAGGGCGCTGGAGGTGGCTCAGGAGCATCGGATCGTCCCGGATCTGCGCCACGTGGCCAACACCCCCGCGGCGCTGTCCCGGCCCGACGCGCATTTCGACATGGTCCGGGTCGGAGTCGGGGTCTACGGACAGAGCCCCTTCGCTGACCGCACCACGGAGGATCTCGGGCTGCGACCAGCGATGGAGCTGCGCACGACCGTGGCCAACGTCAAGCGGGTCCCGGCGGGACAGGGCGTCAGCTACGGACTGACCCATCGTCTGGACCAGCCCACCGCTCTGGCCCTGGTCCCCATGGGTTACGCCGACGGCATCCCGCGGGTGGCAGTCCACGCTCCCGTCTGGATCCGGGGCCGCCGCTACCAGTCGGTGGGCAGGGTGGCCATGGACCAGTTCGTGGTGGATCTCGCGGAGCTGGACACCGAGGTCTCGGTGGGGGACGAGGTCGTGATCTTCGGCGGGGACTCCGGCATCGAGGCCGCCGAATGGGGCGCGGCCGCAGGCACCAACAACTACGAGATCATCACCCGCATCGGGGAGCGCGTGCCCCGACTCGTGGTGGACTCTGAGCTCACTCCGCTTCCGGGCACCGGCTCCGCCGGCGACGCCCAGCTGCCCGGGCAGGGGCCGCGATGA
- the coaA gene encoding type I pantothenate kinase, with amino-acid sequence MKPGQPGASHSPFAELDRHAWARLADTIEQPLNQGDVDRLRGIGEHLSLNEVEQIYLPLSRLLSIYVESAAHLRAAANEFLGEQTLRTPFVIGVAGSVAVGKSTTARVLQEMLRRWPSTPRVELVTTDGFLYPNAELERRGLMDRKGFPEAYDRRALLRMVSEVKSGKPEVRAPWYSHLVYDIVPDREVVIRQPDVLIVEGLNVLQPARVREDGTTGLALSDFFDFSIYVDAKPKHIEQWYVNRFMRWRDGAFANPESYFHQYSYLNDEQAKERATEIWKRINGPNLRANIAPTRSRARLVMAKGEDHSVSRVLLRKV; translated from the coding sequence GTGAAGCCCGGCCAGCCGGGCGCCTCGCACTCCCCCTTCGCGGAGCTGGACCGCCATGCCTGGGCGCGACTCGCCGACACGATCGAGCAGCCGCTGAACCAGGGCGACGTCGATCGTCTCCGCGGCATCGGTGAGCACCTCTCGCTCAATGAGGTCGAACAGATCTACCTGCCGCTGAGCCGGCTGCTCTCCATCTATGTGGAGTCCGCCGCGCACCTGCGCGCCGCCGCGAACGAGTTCCTCGGCGAGCAGACCCTGCGCACCCCCTTCGTGATCGGCGTGGCGGGGTCGGTGGCCGTGGGCAAGTCCACCACCGCACGCGTGCTCCAGGAGATGCTGCGCAGATGGCCCTCCACCCCACGGGTCGAGCTGGTCACCACCGACGGGTTCCTCTACCCCAACGCGGAGCTGGAGCGCCGTGGACTCATGGATCGCAAGGGCTTCCCCGAGGCCTATGACCGCAGGGCGCTGCTGCGCATGGTCTCGGAGGTGAAATCGGGCAAGCCCGAGGTCCGCGCGCCCTGGTACTCCCATCTGGTCTATGACATCGTGCCCGACCGTGAAGTGGTGATCCGCCAGCCGGACGTGCTGATCGTCGAGGGACTCAACGTTCTGCAGCCTGCTCGGGTGCGGGAGGACGGGACCACCGGGCTCGCCCTGAGCGACTTCTTCGACTTCTCCATCTACGTGGACGCCAAGCCCAAGCACATCGAGCAGTGGTACGTGAACCGGTTCATGCGCTGGCGCGACGGGGCCTTCGCGAACCCGGAGAGCTACTTCCACCAGTACTCCTATCTCAATGATGAGCAGGCGAAGGAGCGGGCCACGGAGATCTGGAAGCGGATCAACGGACCCAATCTCCGTGCGAACATCGCCCCGACCCGATCCCGGGCGCGGCTCGTCATGGCCAAGGGTGAGGACCACTCGGTCTCACGCGTCCTGCTGCGCAAGGTCTGA
- the tsaB gene encoding tRNA (adenosine(37)-N6)-threonylcarbamoyltransferase complex dimerization subunit type 1 TsaB yields MILAIDSSAGASVAVLHQSRVLAQWRTAETTTHAEVLASAVAETMRRAGAAGAELSGVVVGVGPGPFTGLRVGLALAHSLAEVWQVPLHGICSLDSLAHRAVTQPAPGAPSTPAPAEQSPGALSDPAQEEFLVATDARRREVYWARYRTRRAGSAAEPGQHPSAELIEGPHVSAAGELPDLPAVGFGASLYPEAVTARSATEASWLPDAVELAQVAELAQVTEGAQAAEVGAAGALRQPLPLYLRESDAKVPAQMRPRQAAQ; encoded by the coding sequence GTGATTCTTGCGATCGACTCCTCCGCCGGCGCCTCCGTGGCCGTCCTGCACCAGAGCCGGGTGCTCGCCCAGTGGCGCACGGCTGAGACCACGACACATGCGGAGGTCCTCGCCTCCGCCGTGGCCGAGACGATGCGGCGGGCGGGAGCCGCCGGGGCTGAGCTGAGCGGCGTCGTCGTCGGCGTCGGACCGGGGCCCTTCACCGGGCTCCGGGTCGGGCTGGCGCTGGCCCACTCACTGGCGGAGGTCTGGCAGGTGCCCTTGCATGGGATCTGCAGTCTGGACTCGCTGGCCCACCGGGCGGTCACGCAGCCCGCGCCCGGCGCACCGTCCACCCCCGCACCCGCTGAGCAGTCCCCAGGGGCGCTCAGCGACCCGGCCCAGGAGGAGTTCCTGGTCGCCACAGACGCACGACGGCGCGAGGTCTACTGGGCCCGATACCGCACCCGCCGCGCCGGCTCGGCGGCGGAACCGGGGCAGCACCCGAGTGCTGAACTCATCGAGGGCCCCCATGTCTCTGCCGCGGGGGAGCTGCCCGACCTCCCCGCCGTGGGGTTCGGCGCGAGCCTCTACCCGGAGGCGGTGACCGCACGCTCCGCGACGGAGGCGAGCTGGCTTCCCGACGCGGTGGAGCTTGCCCAGGTGGCCGAGCTAGCCCAAGTGACTGAGGGAGCCCAGGCGGCTGAGGTCGGCGCGGCGGGTGCGCTGCGCCAGCCGCTGCCGCTGTACCTGCGCGAATCTGATGCCAAGGTCCCGGCGCAGATGCGCCCGCGGCAGGCGGCGCAGTGA
- the tsaE gene encoding tRNA (adenosine(37)-N6)-threonylcarbamoyltransferase complex ATPase subunit type 1 TsaE, with the protein MSALQDPDGPPPGERWRIEVVLEDLQATAAFAGDLAVLLGRGDLLVLTGGLGAGKTTLTQSLGEALDVTGRISSPTFIMSRVHRARDAGPDLVHVDAYRTDSAGLESLDLSSTMAEAVTVVEWGRGMVENTLVGPGGSWLDLELIREDLPVKPSAPAAPEIITDFSESEADVLGSRRRAVLRGYGPAWADPPAL; encoded by the coding sequence ATGAGCGCCCTGCAGGACCCGGACGGACCGCCGCCCGGCGAGCGCTGGAGGATCGAGGTGGTCCTGGAGGACCTCCAGGCGACCGCCGCCTTCGCCGGTGACCTCGCCGTTCTGCTCGGTCGCGGGGACCTGCTGGTCCTCACCGGGGGGCTGGGCGCAGGCAAGACCACACTCACCCAGTCTCTCGGTGAGGCGCTCGACGTCACCGGCCGGATCAGCTCCCCGACCTTCATCATGAGCCGGGTCCACCGTGCACGCGATGCGGGCCCGGATCTGGTCCACGTGGATGCCTACCGCACCGATTCGGCGGGGCTGGAGTCCCTCGACCTGAGCTCCACCATGGCCGAGGCGGTGACCGTGGTGGAATGGGGCCGCGGCATGGTGGAGAACACGCTGGTGGGTCCCGGAGGCTCCTGGCTGGACCTGGAACTGATCCGCGAGGACCTCCCGGTGAAGCCTTCGGCGCCGGCTGCGCCGGAGATCATCACCGACTTCTCGGAGTCCGAGGCCGATGTGCTGGGCTCGCGGCGCCGTGCTGTGCTGCGCGGCTACGGGCCCGCCTGGGCCGACCCGCCGGCCCTGTGA
- a CDS encoding NAD(P)H-hydrate dehydratase, with product MAAASTPVYSGTQIRDAEAPLVDAGAGPALMRRAAHGLASCVLDLLRGGGRIYGARVIGLIGTGNNGGDGLYALAALRARGVDAQAVLVGDRAHPQALEDFLAAGGRLSTHVPGATRVIIDAVLGTGARGAFTLPDVPGLAEAATTGTVVACDIPSGVDADTGRCPGQALTAEHTVTFGAAKLGLLLGEGGLLSGKIHTVDIGLREHLPTPAAWELCSPEPLRRKPRPGDHKYSRGSLQVVAGSPQFPGAAQLTVGAAITSGVGMVRLQADPAVSAAVMQSWPEAVTSHGRGAKAFDGATAAAIGPGLGKDRSRLVEGETMLRTTVESGTPCVLDASGLELLRGDLLTSGELGGQLVLTPHLGEARRLAEALEDETLQELLSDQPDTLAATCALAQTLGATVLLKGPSTVVAGPDGRAPLIVRSATPGLATAGTGDVLTGIIGALLATADRTEEQDWVRIAAEGARMHAAAAQRLDPRGYGHFGASALIGALRE from the coding sequence ATGGCAGCCGCCTCGACTCCGGTCTACTCCGGAACGCAGATCCGCGACGCTGAGGCCCCCCTCGTCGACGCCGGCGCAGGGCCCGCGCTGATGCGCCGCGCCGCGCACGGGCTCGCCTCCTGCGTGCTGGACCTGCTGCGCGGCGGCGGCAGGATCTACGGAGCCCGGGTCATCGGGCTCATCGGCACCGGGAACAACGGCGGAGACGGGCTCTACGCGCTGGCGGCGCTGCGTGCTCGCGGCGTGGACGCCCAGGCCGTGCTCGTCGGTGATCGTGCGCACCCGCAGGCGCTGGAGGACTTCCTCGCCGCCGGAGGACGCCTGAGCACCCATGTCCCCGGCGCCACCCGGGTGATCATCGATGCCGTGCTGGGAACCGGCGCCCGGGGGGCCTTCACCCTCCCCGACGTGCCCGGCCTGGCCGAGGCAGCCACCACCGGCACGGTCGTCGCCTGTGACATCCCCTCCGGAGTCGATGCAGACACCGGACGATGCCCGGGCCAGGCGCTGACCGCGGAGCACACGGTCACCTTCGGCGCAGCGAAGCTCGGACTGCTCCTGGGCGAGGGCGGCCTGCTCAGCGGGAAGATCCACACGGTGGACATCGGTCTGCGCGAACATCTGCCGACTCCCGCCGCCTGGGAGCTGTGCTCTCCGGAGCCGCTGCGGCGCAAGCCGCGTCCCGGGGACCACAAGTACAGCCGCGGAAGTCTGCAGGTGGTGGCCGGATCCCCGCAGTTCCCCGGAGCCGCCCAGCTCACCGTCGGTGCAGCCATCACCTCAGGGGTGGGCATGGTGCGTCTGCAGGCGGACCCTGCGGTCTCTGCCGCAGTGATGCAGAGCTGGCCCGAGGCGGTCACGAGCCACGGACGCGGAGCCAAAGCCTTCGACGGTGCGACGGCGGCGGCCATCGGACCAGGCCTGGGCAAGGACCGATCCCGCCTGGTCGAGGGTGAGACCATGCTGCGCACCACGGTGGAATCCGGCACGCCCTGCGTCCTCGACGCCTCCGGCCTCGAACTGCTGCGCGGAGACCTGCTCACCTCGGGAGAGCTCGGCGGACAGCTGGTCCTCACCCCGCACCTGGGAGAGGCGCGCCGGCTGGCCGAGGCGCTGGAGGACGAGACGCTGCAGGAGCTGCTGTCCGATCAGCCGGACACGCTCGCAGCGACCTGCGCACTGGCACAGACGCTCGGCGCCACCGTTCTGCTCAAGGGACCCAGCACCGTGGTCGCGGGACCCGACGGCCGAGCGCCGCTGATCGTGCGGTCCGCGACCCCCGGGCTGGCGACCGCCGGCACCGGCGACGTGCTCACCGGCATCATCGGGGCGCTGCTGGCCACCGCCGACCGGACAGAGGAACAGGACTGGGTCCGCATCGCGGCCGAGGGAGCCCGCATGCACGCGGCCGCCGCCCAGCGGCTCGACCCCCGGGGCTACGGACACTTCGGTGCCTCCGCGCTGATCGGCGCGCTGCGCGAGTGA
- the glmS gene encoding glutamine--fructose-6-phosphate transaminase (isomerizing), whose product MCGIVGYIGLPEKTSQHGALDVLLEGLRRLEYRGYDSAGVATVSSGTVSMRKKSGKLANLLAEIEAEPLVPASVGIGHTRWATHGAPNDQNAHPHLADDGKLAVIHNGIIENFAQLKAKLLATGEVFASETDTEVAAKLIGQHFTATGDLTEAMRQAANQLEGAFTLLAVHADQPDRVVASRRNSPLVVGLGEGENFLGSDVSGFIDFTREAVELEQDQVVTITAEKVEIIDFDGTPAEGKRFSVNWDAAAAEKGGYGTFMEKEIHDQPKAVEDTLLGRTDASGRLVLDELRIDPEELKNISKIIVLACGTSAYAGMVAKYAIEHWVRVPVEVELSHEFRYRDPIIDDSTLIVSLSQSGETMDTLMAVRYAKEQGARTLAICNTNGSTIPRESDAVLYTHAGPEIAVASTKAFLAQITASYLLGLYMAQLRGKLFQGEIEDILADLHKIPGKIQEVLDGGEQIRKLAREMAQAPSVLFLGRHVGYPVAMEGALKLKEIAYIHAEGFAAGELKHGPIALIDQGQPVFVVVPSPHGRDSLHAKVVSNIQEVRARGAKTITVAEAGDADVVDYSEQVFYVPETQPLLMPLLTTVPLQIFACALAAEKGYDVDQPRNLAKSVTVE is encoded by the coding sequence ATGTGTGGAATCGTCGGCTATATAGGCCTGCCTGAGAAGACCAGCCAGCACGGAGCACTCGACGTGCTTCTCGAGGGACTCCGTCGCCTGGAATACCGCGGATACGACTCCGCCGGAGTGGCCACGGTGTCCTCCGGGACCGTGTCCATGAGGAAGAAGTCCGGCAAGCTCGCCAACCTCCTTGCGGAGATCGAGGCAGAGCCGCTGGTCCCCGCCTCCGTGGGCATCGGCCACACGCGCTGGGCCACCCATGGGGCGCCCAACGATCAGAACGCGCACCCGCATCTCGCCGACGACGGCAAGCTCGCCGTCATCCACAACGGCATCATCGAGAACTTCGCCCAGCTCAAGGCCAAGCTCCTCGCCACGGGCGAGGTCTTCGCCTCCGAGACCGACACCGAGGTCGCAGCGAAGCTGATCGGCCAGCATTTCACGGCCACCGGGGACCTCACCGAAGCCATGCGCCAGGCGGCCAACCAGCTGGAGGGCGCCTTCACGCTGCTGGCGGTGCACGCCGATCAGCCCGACCGCGTGGTCGCCTCCCGCCGCAACTCCCCCCTGGTGGTGGGTCTGGGCGAGGGCGAGAACTTCCTCGGCTCCGACGTCTCCGGCTTCATCGACTTCACCCGCGAAGCCGTGGAGCTGGAGCAGGACCAGGTCGTGACCATCACCGCAGAGAAGGTCGAGATCATCGACTTCGACGGCACCCCCGCCGAGGGCAAGCGCTTCTCCGTGAACTGGGATGCTGCCGCCGCCGAGAAGGGCGGATACGGCACCTTCATGGAGAAGGAGATCCACGATCAGCCCAAGGCCGTGGAGGACACGCTGCTGGGCCGCACCGATGCCTCCGGCCGTCTCGTGCTCGACGAGCTGCGCATCGACCCTGAAGAGCTCAAGAACATCTCCAAGATCATCGTCCTGGCCTGCGGCACCTCCGCCTATGCGGGCATGGTCGCCAAATATGCCATCGAGCACTGGGTGCGCGTGCCCGTGGAGGTCGAGCTCTCCCATGAGTTCCGCTACCGCGACCCCATCATCGATGACTCCACCCTGATCGTCTCGCTCTCCCAGTCCGGAGAGACCATGGACACCCTGATGGCGGTCCGCTACGCGAAGGAGCAGGGCGCGCGCACGCTCGCGATCTGCAACACCAACGGCTCCACCATCCCGCGCGAATCCGACGCCGTGCTCTACACCCACGCCGGCCCCGAGATCGCCGTGGCCTCCACCAAGGCATTCCTGGCACAGATCACCGCCTCCTACCTGCTGGGCCTCTACATGGCGCAGCTGCGCGGCAAGCTCTTCCAGGGAGAGATCGAGGACATCCTCGCCGACCTGCACAAGATCCCGGGCAAGATCCAGGAGGTCCTCGACGGCGGCGAGCAGATCCGCAAGCTGGCCCGAGAGATGGCCCAGGCCCCCTCGGTGCTGTTCCTGGGCCGCCACGTCGGCTATCCGGTCGCGATGGAGGGTGCGCTCAAGCTCAAGGAGATCGCCTACATCCACGCCGAGGGCTTCGCCGCCGGTGAGCTCAAGCACGGCCCGATCGCGCTGATCGACCAGGGCCAGCCGGTGTTCGTCGTCGTCCCCTCCCCGCATGGGCGGGACTCGCTGCACGCGAAGGTGGTCTCCAACATCCAGGAGGTCCGCGCTCGCGGAGCGAAGACCATCACCGTGGCCGAGGCCGGCGACGCCGACGTCGTGGACTACTCCGAGCAGGTCTTCTACGTCCCGGAGACGCAGCCGCTGCTGATGCCGCTGCTGACCACCGTGCCGCTGCAGATCTTCGCCTGCGCGCTGGCCGCCGAGAAGGGCTACGACGTCGACCAGCCGCGCAACCTGGCGAAGTCCGTCACTGTCGAGTGA
- a CDS encoding holo-ACP synthase, whose protein sequence is MIVGIGVDVVLVTRFEHQLRRTPALRERLFVPAERELNTRSLAARFAAKEAVAKALGAPAGMNWQDCQVVMDAAGAPSVEVSGTVAGVADSRGVKRWHLSLSHDGDVATAMVVAEG, encoded by the coding sequence ATGATCGTGGGAATCGGAGTCGACGTCGTCCTGGTGACGCGGTTCGAGCACCAGCTGCGCCGGACCCCGGCGCTGCGGGAGCGGCTTTTCGTCCCCGCCGAGCGTGAGCTCAACACTCGTTCGCTGGCGGCACGGTTCGCCGCCAAGGAGGCCGTGGCCAAGGCGCTGGGCGCGCCGGCGGGGATGAACTGGCAGGACTGTCAGGTCGTCATGGACGCCGCAGGTGCGCCCTCGGTGGAGGTCTCCGGCACGGTCGCCGGTGTGGCCGACTCCCGGGGCGTCAAACGCTGGCACCTGTCTCTCTCCCACGACGGGGACGTCGCCACGGCCATGGTCGTGGCGGAGGGTTGA
- the tsaD gene encoding tRNA (adenosine(37)-N6)-threonylcarbamoyltransferase complex transferase subunit TsaD: MNAPALPSRSSQPPSSQPPSSQPASSPSPASPPPEPLVLGIETSCDETGIGIVRGTELLANIVSSSMEEHARFGGVIPEIAARAHLEAFVPTLRRALDTAGIELRDVDAIAVTAGPGLSGALMVGLSAAKGLALAAEKPLYGVNHLVAHVSVGLLTPASHSAGSAGGASGMASLPENTGALLVSGGHTEILRVGSLTSDVQLLGSTIDDAAGEAFDKTARLLGLGYPGGPAIGAAAASGDPTAFRFPRGLTMPKFEGSAQAPGPHRHNWSFSGLKTAVARAVEQFEAAGRPVPVADIAASFQEAVVDVLTGKAVRAAREHGISTILLGGGVAANQRLRELLAQRCEAAGIELRIPDVSLCTDNGAMVASLGAQLVAAGIAPSSLQIPADSSQPVQRISV; the protein is encoded by the coding sequence ATGAACGCCCCAGCACTGCCGTCCCGCTCGTCACAGCCTCCCTCATCGCAGCCTCCCTCATCGCAGCCTGCCTCGTCACCGTCCCCCGCGTCGCCGCCTCCGGAGCCGCTGGTCCTGGGCATCGAGACCTCCTGTGACGAGACCGGGATCGGCATCGTGCGCGGCACGGAGCTGCTGGCCAACATCGTGTCCTCCTCCATGGAGGAGCACGCACGCTTCGGCGGAGTGATCCCCGAGATCGCCGCCCGCGCGCACCTCGAGGCCTTCGTGCCCACGCTGCGTCGAGCGCTGGACACTGCTGGGATCGAGCTCAGGGACGTGGATGCGATCGCCGTGACCGCCGGCCCCGGACTCTCCGGCGCGCTGATGGTCGGCCTCTCGGCCGCCAAGGGGCTGGCCCTGGCGGCGGAGAAGCCGCTGTATGGGGTCAATCACCTGGTGGCGCATGTCAGCGTCGGACTGCTCACCCCAGCCTCGCACTCGGCTGGCTCCGCCGGCGGCGCCTCCGGCATGGCCTCGCTTCCGGAGAACACCGGGGCTCTGCTGGTCTCCGGAGGCCACACCGAGATCCTGCGGGTGGGATCACTGACCTCTGATGTGCAGCTGCTGGGCTCGACCATCGACGACGCCGCAGGAGAGGCCTTCGACAAGACCGCCCGGCTGCTGGGACTGGGCTACCCCGGGGGCCCCGCCATCGGCGCCGCCGCCGCTTCCGGTGACCCTACGGCGTTCCGCTTTCCGCGCGGGCTGACCATGCCCAAGTTCGAAGGCAGCGCGCAGGCTCCTGGCCCGCATCGCCACAACTGGTCCTTCTCCGGGCTCAAGACCGCCGTGGCGCGAGCGGTGGAGCAGTTCGAGGCGGCGGGCCGTCCGGTGCCGGTGGCAGACATCGCCGCGAGCTTCCAGGAGGCGGTGGTGGACGTGCTCACCGGCAAGGCCGTCCGCGCGGCCCGCGAGCACGGCATCAGCACGATCCTGCTGGGGGGAGGAGTGGCGGCCAACCAGCGCCTGCGCGAGCTGCTGGCTCAGCGCTGCGAGGCCGCAGGGATCGAGCTGCGCATCCCGGATGTGAGCCTGTGCACGGACAACGGCGCGATGGTCGCCTCGCTGGGCGCGCAGCTGGTCGCCGCCGGGATCGCGCCCTCCAGCCTGCAGATTCCGGCAGACTCCTCCCAGCCGGTGCAGCGGATCAGCGTCTGA
- the rimI gene encoding ribosomal protein S18-alanine N-acetyltransferase → MTALDIAEVLALENRLFPQDAWPESFFYDELAHTSAGDDPEATRRYWVARTAAGELAGYVGMMCVLPHADVQTLAVAPEAQGQGLGTRLLNLLIAAAREQGAEQVLLEVRADNPGAQALYLREGFHPIHTRARYYPDGQDALIMQKPLTDLDAPSSAADLRSPQS, encoded by the coding sequence ATGACGGCGCTGGACATCGCAGAGGTCCTTGCCCTGGAGAACCGGCTGTTCCCACAGGACGCCTGGCCCGAGAGCTTCTTCTACGACGAGCTCGCCCACACCTCCGCCGGTGACGACCCGGAGGCCACTCGTCGGTACTGGGTGGCTCGCACAGCGGCCGGTGAGCTCGCCGGCTACGTCGGGATGATGTGCGTGCTGCCGCACGCGGATGTGCAGACCCTCGCGGTCGCCCCCGAGGCGCAGGGGCAGGGACTCGGCACTCGTCTGCTGAATCTGCTGATCGCCGCGGCCCGGGAGCAGGGGGCCGAACAGGTGCTGCTGGAGGTTCGCGCTGACAACCCCGGGGCGCAGGCGCTCTACCTGCGGGAGGGCTTCCACCCGATCCACACCCGAGCGCGGTACTACCCCGACGGCCAGGACGCGCTGATCATGCAGAAGCCGCTGACGGATCTGGACGCTCCCAGCTCCGCCGCTGATCTCAGGAGCCCCCAGTCATGA